A stretch of DNA from Anaeromusa acidaminophila DSM 3853:
AAGGCTTTTTTGTGTAAAAACTGCTTATCCGCTGCTTATTTAGAGAGAAATGATAGCAAATATGGTGAAGTGAATGCAAATTGAAATAATAGTGGACTATCTATTGGGATATCTATATGGAAAAAGTATCGATTTATAATCGTAGTAGCATTATACTTTTTTATGGTCCTGGAGAAACAGATCTATCTTCGGCTCGTAGTGCTATCTAAATTGACAGCTTTGTCAAAATGGAAGTAGCGCACAAGGGACGACCTTCCTTTTAGAGATTATGGCGATATCTACGTTGTCTAATTCTTCTTTGATGATACCAATGAACGCGAGGTTACGCTAGGCACAGCCTGATTTAGCTGATTTTGAATGAGTTCCAGATAGGTGTCGTGCTTAGGATGATGATATCCAAAATGTTTTTGAATATTCTTCACGGAAGAGAAAGACTGAATTATTTTTTTGAGCATAAAAATAGACGATCTATAGTGAAAATGTATTTCTGATTGACATTTTTCAGGAAAAGTCTTACTATGTAGTCGTAGATAAATGTAGGGGGTGTTTTAGCTATGAATCCATCGGGATACAAGATTAAGGCAACGGATAAATTTATTAGTGTTATTACAAAGTGTGTGAGTGATGCAGTGGGAGATGATATTAAAGGAGACATAAAATCCCATGGTTTGGTTACGCAAAACAGTACTCCTACAAGAATATGGGACCTACTAAACACCAATATTTGTAAAAATTTTAACCAAATTGATATTATTGCTAACCCTACCAAAAGAGGGCCATGGGAAATGGTTCCGATTTTCGAAAGAAATACTGGAATTGTATATTCATTAATGAGGGAACAGCGTTTTGAATTATTAAAGAAGGAATTTCCGAAAAGAAGAAATGCGCACTATATTGATGCATTTGCTAGATCATTAAATGCTGATTTATGTGCAGCTAAAAATCAGTTATTGTTATTTCCATTATGCGAAAAAAAGTTTAACAATGAAGAATTCATTCAGGAAATCATCGAAAAGATATTTCGTGACCTCGGGGTGCCGAATGAGTTAGTAAGGCATCATGCATTGATATTATTCAGTAGCTTTAATAATGAGTTAGCATCGCTACGATGCTGTGTGGTTGATAGTAATTTAGGAATAGTCGATGAAGTTGACTGGAGCAACTATATTAAGGCTAGTGAAAGTATAATAGCTGGTAAAGCTCTTGATAGGGCATCGGTATATGTTGAGCCGAGTGGTGGTTTAAAATACAAGCAGAAAGCAAAAGATAAGATGGGTCAAAAAAGGCCTGCGGAACGAAAGAAGCTTGATGGCGAAGATAAAATTATTACGTAATTAAGCAGCAGTTTATTTGGAGGAATAATATGCGTACCATAAAGCAATTTAATGGAGAACGGTTAAAGTCTGCAAGAATTTATCGTGGATTAACGGTGGCTGAATTAGCTGAGAGACTACAACTTCAAAGACAAACAATTTCCATGTATGAGAATGATAAATTGAAAAATCCGGAGTATTCAACAGTAAAGAGAATGAGTGATGTTCTGGGGTTTCCTCCTGATTTTTTTCTGGAAGAGAATGCAATGAAACTAAAAGTAGGATCTACCTACTTTAGAGCATTGCTAACAACCAATAAGAAGTATCGCAATCAGCAGATTCAAAAGATGAATTTTATTTCAACAATATACTCCTTCTTGAATGAATATATTGAATTTCCTGCCTTTAATCTTCCGTCAATACAGAATGAGATAGATCCAGAAGAAGCTGCCAAAAACCTTAGAGACTTTTGGAAGCTTGGTGATAAGCCTATTGATAATATCGTCTATCTAGT
This window harbors:
- a CDS encoding DUF5986 family protein, whose product is MNPSGYKIKATDKFISVITKCVSDAVGDDIKGDIKSHGLVTQNSTPTRIWDLLNTNICKNFNQIDIIANPTKRGPWEMVPIFERNTGIVYSLMREQRFELLKKEFPKRRNAHYIDAFARSLNADLCAAKNQLLLFPLCEKKFNNEEFIQEIIEKIFRDLGVPNELVRHHALILFSSFNNELASLRCCVVDSNLGIVDEVDWSNYIKASESIIAGKALDRASVYVEPSGGLKYKQKAKDKMGQKRPAERKKLDGEDKIIT